The Winogradskyella schleiferi genome has a window encoding:
- a CDS encoding DUF6588 family protein, which translates to MKKLAFLTILCFATIVSKAQNDIDVLLAGGIEDAKRFTNDYLAPGTNGLMHSMNANWFNSAKVKPLGGFEISIIANASMVKDEHKMFNLNTEDYTNVEFAQGPSSQMVSSVLGENNPAIFVEVEYDDIIFGSQTATIELPEGIGSGSANLLPTAFLQGALGISSGLELKARFVPKVENDDVSLSMYGAGLQMEFTEWIPVNNLFPVAISGVVAYTHTDGSYNLTESSGIEGENQRLENDTNTWLFQVLASTKLPVINFYGGVGYIKGKSESDLLGNYRVTDGLLTTQTIVDPFSVSSEVSAVRATIGTKLKLGFFRLNAEYHLSEFNAFSVGLNFGFR; encoded by the coding sequence ATGAAAAAACTAGCTTTTTTAACAATCCTATGTTTTGCAACTATAGTATCCAAAGCACAAAACGATATCGATGTATTGCTTGCAGGTGGTATTGAAGATGCAAAGCGTTTTACAAATGATTATTTAGCTCCAGGTACCAATGGATTAATGCATAGTATGAATGCCAATTGGTTTAATTCCGCCAAAGTCAAACCTTTGGGAGGATTTGAAATTTCAATAATAGCTAATGCGTCTATGGTTAAGGATGAGCATAAAATGTTTAATTTAAACACTGAAGACTATACTAATGTAGAGTTCGCTCAAGGGCCAAGTTCACAGATGGTCTCTTCCGTATTAGGCGAAAATAATCCAGCAATATTTGTTGAAGTGGAATATGATGATATCATATTTGGAAGTCAAACCGCTACCATAGAATTACCAGAAGGAATCGGTTCTGGAAGTGCCAATTTATTGCCTACGGCTTTTTTACAAGGCGCATTGGGCATTAGCAGTGGCCTGGAACTAAAGGCACGATTTGTTCCAAAAGTGGAAAACGACGATGTAAGTTTAAGCATGTATGGTGCGGGTTTACAGATGGAATTTACAGAATGGATTCCTGTAAATAATCTATTTCCCGTCGCTATTTCAGGCGTAGTTGCCTATACGCATACAGATGGATCCTATAATCTTACAGAATCTTCTGGTATAGAAGGGGAAAATCAACGCTTAGAGAATGATACCAATACATGGTTGTTTCAAGTATTGGCTTCAACCAAATTACCAGTCATTAATTTTTATGGAGGCGTAGGTTATATTAAAGGAAAATCAGAATCCGATTTATTGGGAAATTATAGAGTAACCGACGGCCTTTTAACTACACAGACTATTGTCGATCCTTTTTCAGTCTCTAGCGAAGTATCTGCGGTAAGAGCAACGATCGGTACAAAATTAAAATTAGGATTCTTTAGATTGAATGCGGAGTATCATCTATCAGAATTTAATGCCTTTTCAGTAGGTCTCAACTTTGGATTTAGATAA
- the gyrB gene encoding DNA topoisomerase (ATP-hydrolyzing) subunit B, which produces MSEKREEFNKDNYSADSIQALEGMEHVRMRPSMYIGDVGTRGLHHLVYEVVDNSIDEALAGHCDNITVIINEDNSITTEDDGRGIPVDLHKKEGVSALEVVMTKIGAGGKFDKDSYKVSGGLHGVGVSCVNALSEHLKATVYRKGEIWEQEYERGKAMYPVKKVGSTDKRGTIVTFKPDPTIFTQTLEYNYDTLASRLRELAYLNKGITIHLIDKRHKKEDGEFEGETFHSEEGLKEFIKFLDGNREPLMKDVIAFEGEKNGVPVEVAMVYNTSYAENLHSYVNNINTHEGGTHLSGFRRGLTHTLKKYADESGMLDKLKFDIAGDDFREGLTAIVSVKVQEPQFEGQTKTKLGNREVSAAVSQSVSEMLTDYLEEHPDDAKVIVQKVILAAQARHAAQKAREMVQRKTVMSIGGLPGKLSDCSEQDPAKCEVFLVEGDSAGGTAKQGRDRKFQAILPLRGKILNVEKAMTHKVFENEEIKNIFTALGVTIGTEEDSKALNLSKLRYHKVVIMCDADIDGSHIATLILTFFFRYMKELVENGHIYIATPPLYLVKKGAKKEYAWSDKERDAIMKEFGDNSKIQRYKGLGEMNAEQLWDTTMNPEFRTLRLVQIDNGVEADRVFSMLMGDEVPPRREFIEKNAIYANIDV; this is translated from the coding sequence AGTTTAATAAGGATAATTATTCAGCAGATAGTATTCAGGCATTAGAAGGCATGGAGCACGTACGTATGCGTCCTTCCATGTATATTGGAGATGTTGGTACACGTGGTTTACACCATTTGGTTTATGAGGTGGTTGATAACTCCATTGATGAAGCTTTGGCTGGACATTGTGATAATATCACCGTAATTATCAACGAAGATAATTCTATTACCACAGAAGATGATGGTCGTGGTATTCCTGTAGATTTACACAAAAAAGAAGGCGTTTCTGCGCTGGAAGTGGTCATGACCAAAATTGGAGCAGGTGGAAAATTCGATAAGGATTCCTATAAAGTTTCTGGTGGATTACATGGTGTTGGTGTAAGTTGTGTTAACGCCTTATCTGAGCATCTTAAAGCAACGGTTTATAGAAAGGGAGAGATTTGGGAGCAAGAATACGAACGAGGTAAAGCCATGTATCCCGTAAAAAAAGTGGGATCAACGGATAAAAGAGGTACGATTGTAACGTTTAAGCCAGACCCAACAATTTTTACACAGACGTTAGAATATAACTACGATACTCTAGCAAGTCGTTTACGTGAATTGGCATACCTTAATAAAGGGATTACCATTCATTTAATTGATAAACGTCATAAAAAAGAGGATGGGGAATTTGAAGGGGAAACATTTCATTCTGAAGAAGGCCTTAAGGAATTTATTAAGTTTTTAGATGGTAATCGTGAGCCTTTAATGAAAGATGTTATTGCCTTTGAAGGTGAAAAGAATGGCGTTCCTGTTGAGGTAGCTATGGTTTATAACACCTCCTATGCTGAAAACTTACACTCGTATGTAAACAATATCAATACACATGAAGGTGGGACACACCTTTCAGGATTCAGACGTGGTTTAACACACACGCTTAAAAAGTATGCCGACGAATCTGGAATGTTAGATAAGTTGAAGTTCGATATTGCTGGCGATGATTTCCGTGAAGGTTTAACCGCTATTGTATCGGTAAAAGTACAGGAACCACAATTTGAAGGCCAAACAAAAACCAAATTAGGAAACCGTGAAGTTTCTGCAGCTGTGAGTCAGTCAGTTTCTGAAATGCTAACGGATTATTTGGAAGAGCATCCAGATGATGCTAAAGTAATAGTCCAGAAAGTGATTTTGGCAGCCCAAGCGCGTCATGCAGCGCAAAAAGCGCGTGAAATGGTGCAACGTAAAACCGTGATGAGTATTGGTGGTTTGCCGGGTAAATTATCGGATTGTTCTGAACAAGATCCTGCAAAATGTGAAGTATTCCTTGTTGAGGGAGATTCGGCAGGTGGAACAGCTAAGCAAGGTCGTGATAGAAAGTTTCAGGCTATTTTGCCATTAAGAGGTAAAATTCTGAATGTCGAGAAAGCCATGACGCATAAGGTTTTTGAAAACGAAGAAATCAAGAATATTTTTACAGCACTTGGTGTCACTATCGGAACGGAAGAAGATAGTAAAGCGCTAAATCTGTCAAAATTAAGATATCATAAAGTCGTGATTATGTGTGATGCCGATATTGATGGTAGCCACATTGCAACATTGATTTTAACCTTCTTCTTTAGATATATGAAAGAATTGGTTGAAAATGGACACATATATATTGCAACACCACCATTATATTTGGTAAAGAAAGGGGCTAAGAAGGAATATGCTTGGTCAGATAAAGAACGTGATGCTATTATGAAAGAGTTTGGTGATAACTCAAAAATCCAACGTTACAAAGGTCTTGGTGAGATGAACGCAGAGCAACTTTGGGATACAACAATGAATCCTGAGTTTAGAACATTGCGTTTGGTACAGATTGATAATGGCGTTGAGGCAGATCGTGTGTTCTCAATGTTGATGGGAGACGAAGTCCCGCCACGTAGAGAGTTTATTGAAAAGAATGCTATTTATGCTAATATCGATGTCTAA